The sequence below is a genomic window from Halosolutus gelatinilyticus.
CTCGCGAAGCCACGCCGCGGCGTCCGCCGCGGCGGATTCGTCCGGACTCTCGATGACGAGTCGGACCGACTCGCCCGGATAGCTGCCGACGGAGACGTCGAACTCCTCGCGAAGCCGTTCGATCCGATCGAGGAGCGCGCTCTCGGGTTCGGCCGCGAGCACGTCCTCCCGGTAGGTCGGCTCGCCGGCGAATTCGGGAGCGATCGACTCGAACATCGCCTTCATCTCGGCCGGCACGCCCGGGAGGACGTAGACGCCGTCGAGCACCGCGCCCGGAGCGACGCCGACTTCGTTGTGGAGCGGCCGCGCGCCGATCGGCAGGTTCGCCGTCCCCTCGGTCAGATCGGCGCGTGAGTAGCCGTTCTCCTCGAGCCACGCGAGGGCGGTCTCGTGTTCCTCCAGCCCCCGTCCGAGGGCGGCGGCGACGCCCTCCATGGTAACATCGTCGTGCGTCGGTCCGAGGCCGCCGGTGACGACGACCGCATCGTACTCCGCGCGGTACTCGTCGATCACGCGGGCGATGTCCCCGACTCGATCGGGGACCGTCGTGACCCGTTCGACGCTCGCGCCGCGCTCGGTGAGGCGTTCGCACAGCCACGTGGCGTTCGTGTTCGTCGTCCGTCCCGCGAGCAGTTCGTCCCCGACCGTGACGACCGCGACGTTCATAGCTTCCCTTCGAACCGATCGGTAAAATGACTCTCGTCCGTCGATCCCCGCGCCGCCGTCGTGTCACCGCCGACGATATACCAGGAGAATTGTACGCTAGATAACCACAAGATTCAATTTTGATAATGATAACAGTACGGTGATGTCTCGTAGCGTGGCGGAACAGGACGAGCCGGATTCGAGTACGGTCCTCTCCGCGTTGGGAAGCAAGTACAGCGCGGAGATTCTCTGTGCAGCGGGGACGCCGAAGTCGGCTCAAGCGTTGAGCGACGATATCGAAATTCCGATCGCGACCTGTTACCGTCGAATCGAAGATCTCGTACGTGCCGGCCTGTTGACCTGTGAGGGACGACAACTCTCCGACGAGGGACGTCGAACGAACATCTACCGCCGAACGGTCGACCAGATCGAAATCGACTTCTCCGGCGACGGTCCGGCGTTCTCTCGAAAGCGCAGAACGGAGGCCAAAAATAGACTCCAGGATCAGCTCGAGGACTGACCGTTCGACCGACCGTTGGATGCGGCTTCGGAACCGATCGCTCGTCTCGCCCGTCGAACGACCCGCGCGTCCTCGCGTCCCGTGCTCCGTGCAGCCTCGCCGGTAGCGTCCAGTCTCGTTCTCCACGTCGACCTCCTTCGGACGGCAACTCCCTCCCGCGGTCGAGACGAACGGCGTCCCGGCGCTTCGCTCGCCCTACGATCGCGTTCCGACGCATCGACCAGAGTTAAGTACTCTCTCGATAATCTCGAGGTATGACTGGAGTAGCAGGAGACGGCGAGGCGATCGACGCGAACTCGGCGGACGTCGTCGGAACTCGACGCGTCCTCCACGTCGGCCGGGACCGGCCGATCCGGATCAGCGCCGGCCACCGCATCCTGCACCACGACGGCAAGTGTTCGCGGCCACACGGCCACAACTACGAGATCGCCGTCACCCTGACGGGCGAACTCACCGAGGAGGGGTGGATCGCCGACAAAGGAGATATTACCGACGTCATCGACGAGTGGGATCACATGTTCCTACTCGAGGCGGGCGATCCGCTCGTCGAGGCGTTCGAAGCGACCGGCGACGATGACGCCGTGATCGTCCTCGAACACCCGCCGACGGCGGAGGTGATGAGCGTCCTCCTGGAGCGGAAACTCGAGGCCGCGCTACCCGACACTATCACCGACGTCGCCGTGCAGGTCAACGAGACGTCCGAACTCTGCGGGGGGAGCCGG
It includes:
- a CDS encoding competence/damage-inducible protein A, whose amino-acid sequence is MNVAVVTVGDELLAGRTTNTNATWLCERLTERGASVERVTTVPDRVGDIARVIDEYRAEYDAVVVTGGLGPTHDDVTMEGVAAALGRGLEEHETALAWLEENGYSRADLTEGTANLPIGARPLHNEVGVAPGAVLDGVYVLPGVPAEMKAMFESIAPEFAGEPTYREDVLAAEPESALLDRIERLREEFDVSVGSYPGESVRLVIESPDESAAADAAAWLRERVESPR
- a CDS encoding 6-pyruvoyl trahydropterin synthase family protein, whose product is MTGVAGDGEAIDANSADVVGTRRVLHVGRDRPIRISAGHRILHHDGKCSRPHGHNYEIAVTLTGELTEEGWIADKGDITDVIDEWDHMFLLEAGDPLVEAFEATGDDDAVIVLEHPPTAEVMSVLLERKLEAALPDTITDVAVQVNETSELCGGSRF
- a CDS encoding winged helix-turn-helix domain-containing protein, whose translation is MSRSVAEQDEPDSSTVLSALGSKYSAEILCAAGTPKSAQALSDDIEIPIATCYRRIEDLVRAGLLTCEGRQLSDEGRRTNIYRRTVDQIEIDFSGDGPAFSRKRRTEAKNRLQDQLED